Genomic segment of uncultured Desulfobacter sp.:
CCAAGCCACGCAGTTCATTGCAGCCGCCAAAAAACGTCCGGAAATCGGATCGATTCGCACCACTTTCAGCCCCAACGTGCCCCAGAAACTGATTGAGGTGAACCGGGACAAAGCACTCAAGGCCGGTGTCAGTCTCAATGACATTTACACGGCCATCGGCACATTTTTAGGCGGCTCCTATGTCAACGATTTCAACCGCTTTGGGCGTCTGTACCGGGCCTATATCCAGGCCGAACCCGACTACCGGCGCAACGCCAAAAAACTGGGGCAGTTTTTTGTAAAAAACAAGGCGGGCAAAAGCGTACCTTTGTCCGCATTTATCAAGGTCAAAGAGGTGTACGGGCCTGATTACACCAACCGGTTTAACCTGATGCGGGCCGCAGAAATATCCGGAACCCCTGCCCAGGGGTATACATCCGTCCAGGCCATGACGGCCCTGGAAGAGGTGGCGGCCGAAGTGCTGCCCGATGACATGACCTATGCCTGGAGCGACATGTCCTACCAGGAAAAGGCCGCTTCCGGCACCGGGGCCATGGTCTTTGTTTTCTCTCTAATTTTTGTGTTTTTGATTCTGGCCGCCCAGTATGAAAGCTGGTCGCTTCCCTTCAGCATTTTATTGGGAACCCCCTTTGCCCTGTTCGGGGCCCTGGGCCTTGTCTATCTTGCACGGTTTTTTGATCTGACCTATGAAAACAATGTCTTTGCCCAGATTTCCCTTGTAATGCTCATCGGTATGGCTGCCAAAAATGCCATTTTGATTGTGGAGTTTGCAAATATTAAATTCAACGAAGGAATGAGCCTGTTTGATGCGGCCGTTGAGTCGGCGAAAATACGGTTCCGTCCCATTTTAATGACGGCATTTTCCTTTATTCTTGGAATTTTACCCCTGGTGGTGGCCACGGGTGCCGGTGCCTTGTCCCGTAAAGTCATGGGCGTGGCGCTGTTAGGCGGCATGTGCCTGGCCACATTGCTTGGGGTCTTTTTATATCCCATGCTTTTTGTGGTGATCGGCAAACTGTGTCGGTATGAGAAGAAACGGGATTTGGCTAACAAGAAAGCGTAAACATTATGGTTATGAATAGATTATTATCCATTTCGGCATTATTTGTCCTCCTGATCCTCTTTGCAGGATTCGGACTGTCCGGCTGTCTTACATTAGGACCTGATTTTGAAACCCCGGTGGTGGATGTGCCGGCCGCCTACCGGTTTGCCCCGGCCGACGCCGGCGGTGATCAGGATTTAAAGTGGTGGGAGCTGTTTAAAGATCCCGTGCTCTATGAGCTTGTGACCACAGCCCTGGAAAACAACCAGGATCTGAAAACGGCATTAAGCCGGATTGAAGAGGCCAGATTTTCTTTCGGGATGACCCGGGCCGACAGGTTCCCATCCCTCGATCTTGGTGGCGGCGGGTTTATAGGCAACTATTCGGGAACAAGGTCTACGTTTACCAACAAAAATTTATATATATCCCCCACCTTGTCCTGGGAACTGGATTTCTGGGGAAAATTCAAACGGGCCACGACGGCTGCCCAAGCGCAGATTCTGGCCTCGGCCTATGGGGCCTGGGCGGTGCGCACCACGCTGATTGCCGATGTGGTCTCTACCTATTATCAGCTTCTGGACTATCGCCAGCGCCTGGCGATGTCCAAGGAGACCCTTACCTCACGCCAGGCCGGCCTGGATATCATTACCAAACGGTTTGACAAAGGCATCATCCCGGAAATTGATGTGAACCAGGCCCAGATTCAGTTGGAAGTGGCCGCCGGTGCCATCCCCTCCTATGAACGGCTCATTGCCAAAACCGAACATCGTTTGAGGTTGCTCATGGGAAGTTTGCCCGGGGGGGTTCGGACGGGCATTGCGCTGGATAAACAACCCTTGCCGCCCATGATCCCTGTGGGTATGCCTGCCTCCCTTCTGGAGCGCCGCCCTGAAATTAAAAACGCCCTGGCCCTTGTGCACGCCGCCAACGAAAATATCGGCGTGGCCGTGGCCCAGCGGTTTCCGGCCATCAGTCTGACCGGCGTCCTGGGGCTTGCTTCTTCCGAAGTGTCGAATATCACCAACCACGGCGGGATATGGAATCTGAGCGGCAGCCTATTGGGGCCCTTGTTTGATTTTAACAAAAGTAAATTCCGTGTGGAAGTGGCCAAAGAACAGACCCGTCAGGCGCTGTTCAACTACCAGGAAGTTGTGCTTACCGCATTTAAAGAGGTGGAGGATGCCCTGGTGGAAGTGGATACCTACCGAAGGGAAAGTGACGCGTCCCAGCGAAAGATGGCTGCGGCTGAGAATGCGTATAAACTCTCTTTTGAACGGTATGACAAGGGGATCAGTTCCTATCTTGAAGTGCTGGATTCCCAGCGCACTCTGTTTTCTACCCAGCTGGAGTATTCCCAGAACCGGCAACTCTATTTCACTGCCTATGTCAATCTTTATAAATCCCTTGGCGGGGGGTGGCTCTCTCAACGGACTGACGTAGTGGAAAACGGTGCTGAACCATACGGTGAAGGTCAACAATTCTGATCTTATTCTCACACAAAGCCTCAAAGTCACAAAGGGTGTAAACCCTAACAGAATCTTTGTGTCTTAGTGTGAGTTTTTTTGATATAAGACAGGGCTATGGACACTGCGAAAACCACATTACCTTCCTTTGAAGGCAACAAAAAGATCCAGGCGGCCCGGGCCTTTGTCAGAGACACCCTGTGCCATATCTATCTGACTGGCAAGGCCGGTACCGGTAAAACCACATTCTTGAAATCCCTGCAGGCGTTCTGCCCCAAGCAGTTTATGGTTGCTGCGCCCACGGGCGTTGCTGCTGTAAATGCCGGTGGCGTGACCCTGCATTCCTTTTTTCAGATTCCCTTGGGGCCGTTTTTGCCAGGGCAGAGTGATCGCCTCCAGGACAACCGGCGCTTTTTCAGGTTTTCCAAGGTAAAAAAACAGATCATCACCGGACTTGACCTTTTGGTGATTGATGAAATTTCCATGGTCCGGGCGGATCTGCTGGACGCGTTGGATGGGGTGTTGCGGCGGCTGCGCCGGGATGAACGGCCCTTTGGCGGGGTTCAGCTGCTACTCATCGGCGACCTGTTCCAATTGCCCCCGGTGACCAAACCCGAAGAATGGGATCTTTTGTCCAACTACTATGCCTCCCCGTATTTTTTTTCAAGCCAGGCGTTAAGCCGTTCCGAGCTGGTGACCATAGAGCTTGAGACCGTTTACCGTCAAAGTGATCCTGATTTCATCCGTCTGCTCAATGCCGTACGCGAAAACCGCATGGACAGGCACTGTACCGAAATCCTTAACCGGCAGGTGAGACCCGATCCCCCGGACCAGGGGTATATCACCCTGACCACACACAATCGAAAAGCCGAATCCATTAACAGCCTGAAACTTGCCCGGCTGCAAGCGACGGCACATACGATGGCTGCAAAAGTGACCGGTGATTTTCCGTCCCATGCCTTTCCCACAGGCGATCAGCTGATCCTTAAACCCGGTGCCCAGGTGATGTTTCTGCGCAACGATGCCTCTGCGGATAAAAATTATTTCAACGGCACCATCGGGGAAGTCACCCATGTGGGAATCGACACCGTAACCGTGGCCTGCCGGGGCAGTGCAGGCAGAGCGGCTGGGGAACGCGCATCGGATCAAAAGGACGGACCTGTTGTGGAAGTCAAACCGGTGGACTGGGAAAATGTTACCTACAAGGTCAACGAGGAAAATAACACCATCCAGCAGGAGGTGGTGGGAACATTCAAGCAGTTTCCGTTAAAACTTGCCTGGGCCGTTACCATTCATAAAAGCCAGGGTCTGACCTTTGACCGGGCCGTCGTGGATGCCCAAAACGCCTTTGCCCACGGCCAGGTCTATGTGGCCTTGAGCCGCTGTACCGGCCTTGACGGGTTGGTGCTTACCGCTCCTGTACCGCCCAATGCCCTGGGTACCGATCCTGTGGTAGTGGAATTCATGAACCGCACGGCACCCCCGGACCAGGACCTTGCCGCAATTTTCAGATCCGCCCGGGCTGTCTGCCAGAAAACGTTGGTGCTGAAGTGTTTTGACTGTTCAAATTTCAGGCGCTTGTTTTTTTATTTTTTGAGGCTGGCAAGGGACAACTGCAATGTGCTGCGTATCCCGGGGCTCGGTGACCCGGACCAACTGGAAGCCGGTGCCCGGGACCAGGTGTTCCAGGTGAGCGATAAATTTCAGATTCAATTAAACCAGTTGATGGCAAAAGAGCCGCTGCCGGAGACAAGCGACGTTATTCAGGATCGGGTACGAAAGGCCAGTGCCTGGTTCGGCAACACCCTGGATCAGGTGTTTGGCCGTCTGCTGGAAAAAGGAGCGGTGGACACGGACAATGCGTCCCTGGCCAAGCAGGCGCAAAATGCCCTGGACAATTTAAAGCGCGAAGTGCATGTCAAAAGGGCCGGGATTTTATCCTGCGCCGAGGGGTTTTCCACCGGCTCATATCTCAGGGCCGTATCATCCCAAACCATGGCCGATGCGCCGGGAACCGAGTCCAAAAAAAGTGCGGCTTCATCCACGACGGATTATACTGAACTGGACATTGCCCACCCAGACATGTTTCAGGCCTTGAAGGCCTGGCGGACAAGGATCGCAGCCGACCAAAATGTCAAAGCGTTCCAGGTGGCCCATCAAAAAGTGTTGGTCCAGATCGCCGTCTGCCTGCCCCGGTCGAAAAAAACGCTGCAAGCTTTAAAAGGGGTGGGCCCGGCCACCGTGGAAAGCTATGGGGATGAACTGCTGGCCATGGTGGATGCATATTGCACTGAAAAAAATATCCCGGGCGATGAATCTCCACAGCCGCGTCCGGCAACCCAGATCCCGGAGAAAAATTCAGACAGCGGCGGTAACAAATCCCAGGGAGCGGGCACACCCCAGGCCAACACCCGGGACATCAGTCTGATGATGTTTAAAGACGGTCTGTCCGTGGAGGAGATTGCCCAGGAGCGGGGGTTAGCCGAGACCACCATCCAGGGGCACTTGTGCTCTTTTGTGGCCAAAGGCGAACTGGCCGTCGATCAATTGGTTCAAGATGAAGAAAAACGGGCGGCCATTACGGCCGTGGTGGATCCGGATAAAAATTTGACCCAGATGAAAGAGGAACTGGGCGCCGAATATTCCTACGGTGAAATCCGGGCTGTCGTGGCTCATCTTGAACATCTTGCGTCTCTGAACGACTGAACGGTTTCTCGTTAGATCGTTCGGCTTATAGTCAGTTTGCTGACCGAGCGAATCGATTCGTCGACAAAACGTATATATGTCCCCCCCTATAAACGAGTTGTATTATGTTAATGGCTTTTGAACGATTGGATTGCCTGCAATGCTTGGAAGATCAGGGATTTTTAATGTGTTAACAAAGGCCAACCCCGCCTCATCAACGCCAAGGGCGACTTTCAAGTCCTTTAAATGCAAGGTGAAATAGGCAAGGGGGATATCAACGGCCACCTTTGAACAGAGGGCCGGGTACTCTTTGATGGACCTTAAAAGATCCAGATTGAATCCAACCTGTCGGCCTTTCAGAAATCGTTCTTTAAAGTTCGGATCCAGCCAGAGTACATTCTGCTTTTCGTCATAGGTCAGCCTGCGCGCCTTGAAGTGTTCCGTGATAAAATAGAGTTGCATGTTCCTGTGCTCCACCGTTCAGTCGTTTTTAAAGTATTTTGTCATTTACCACATTTTTCAGGTTCTGTCATTTGAGCGGGTACTTTGTGCAGGGCAAACGCATTTAAATAGTATTGACTCCAAGCACTTTCATGAGATAAGAATTGTCCCATCCTGCTTGCAGGCGTTTGACATTCATGCTCTTTTTCATACTGTTTTCCTGCTTAAGTAAGTTCGTAGCAATATGGCGCACTATTGCAAAATTTTCAGCGGCATTACCGACTCGTTTTCTACACTCATCTTCTCTGAACGAAACATCAAGCACCCAATGCAATTTATTTTCGATTCCCCAGTGAGCTCGAACTCTTTTTGCAAACTCTTCTGCATCCAAATTTTGGCTGAGCAGATAATAGCTGGTCTCACATGAGATGTTATCTTTTATGTGACGTTCTCTTTCAACCATTCCGATACTTTGAAGTCCCTTCCAAAGTGGTTTGTCCTCTATCCAGTCAATATCTGAGATAACCCAATGACGCCTTATTTCAACGCGACCATGGTCACCTTCAACGCTGTCAAAATAACTTCTCGGGATTTCCTTAGGTTTAGCTTTTTTGACGCTATGAAAGAAGAGTTCGACGTCGTCGTATAGATCTCCGTGGTTTTTCTTCAGAGCCAAAGCATAATCCGCACCCTTATCGATTATTTTTTCGGCAATTTTTTTCTGGCATCCCATGGCATCTATGGTGACAGTAGTCCCTGAAATATCCAGCAGATCAAGTAAATCCGGAATTGCTGTGATTTCATTTGATTTTTCATCCGTTTTTATCTGCCCCAGTACCAGGTTTGCATCTGATGCCCAGGCACTTACCACATGAATTGCGGATTTACCATTCGTTTTGTCATGTGATCGTCTTAATGTTTTACCATCTACGGCGATAACAGTTTCCGGCAGTAGCGGACGTATAGAGGCAACCCAATCAATGAAAGCTGTCCGAAATTCTTCCGGATCAATGATTATAAAAATCCTTCTGATTGTATCATGCGATGGAATTCCATTGGGCAACTCCAAAAACGTTTTTAACCAATCATATTTGGACTGGCCATATTGTTCAATTTCGTTCCATGTACTTGCACCGCAAATCACAGCGCAGACTGTAATTGCGAATATATCGATTAGATTATGCAACTTCTGCCTATCCAATCGAGGGTCATTTATCTTTGAGAACTCTGAGATCAGCGTAATATTTGAGGAGGTCATGACTGAGTTCCTTGAAATGAGGTTGTAAAAAGATTCTTACATATCAGGAATGTTCAATTCTGCAAACCTCTCTTCAATCAGAAATTTTAATGCGTTTGCCCTGGTACTTTGTGTTTATATATAAAAAATTATGAATTCACCATTCATAAAAACTTGCGAAATATTAAATTTACAGATGGTTGGCGAGCTATAGTTGAAACATATTCATATTTAGTCCATAGTTCTAAATATTTATCCAAAAGAAAAAATCGTGTCCATTATCACAAAAAAAATTTAAATCGGTACCTGAATATTCACCCCTGATTCTGTTTTCAATACATGGACAACAGACCCCTCTGAACTTTACCGGCTGCGGCATGACGAGACCGGGAGTATCATGTGTGAGGCCTGTCACGGTTCCACCCATGCGGTTTATCCGGCCCATCATTTTATGAGGGACGCCGCGTTGATTGAAGAGATGTAGGTCATACAAAACCAACAACAATGAAATGAAGTTTGATACCGGTGCAAACGGACAGAGGAGCATGAATTGAAGTCAAATCTTACGGTTCTCGGGGTGGGCAATATTCTCTACAGTGATGACGGGGTCGGTGTTCGCGTGATTGAAAAACTTCGTGAGGAATACAGGTTTTCAGACAACATTACCTTGGTGGACGGTGGTGTCCAAGGGCTCAATTTAATGGATATCATTTTAGATGCCGGCCGGTTGATTGTCGTGGACACGGTGCTCAATAACGGTCAGCCTGGGGATATTTATCGGATTATCCATGAGCAGGCCCACGGACGGCTTCCGGCCGGAAATGCCTT
This window contains:
- a CDS encoding efflux transporter outer membrane subunit — encoded protein: MNRLLSISALFVLLILFAGFGLSGCLTLGPDFETPVVDVPAAYRFAPADAGGDQDLKWWELFKDPVLYELVTTALENNQDLKTALSRIEEARFSFGMTRADRFPSLDLGGGGFIGNYSGTRSTFTNKNLYISPTLSWELDFWGKFKRATTAAQAQILASAYGAWAVRTTLIADVVSTYYQLLDYRQRLAMSKETLTSRQAGLDIITKRFDKGIIPEIDVNQAQIQLEVAAGAIPSYERLIAKTEHRLRLLMGSLPGGVRTGIALDKQPLPPMIPVGMPASLLERRPEIKNALALVHAANENIGVAVAQRFPAISLTGVLGLASSEVSNITNHGGIWNLSGSLLGPLFDFNKSKFRVEVAKEQTRQALFNYQEVVLTAFKEVEDALVEVDTYRRESDASQRKMAAAENAYKLSFERYDKGISSYLEVLDSQRTLFSTQLEYSQNRQLYFTAYVNLYKSLGGGWLSQRTDVVENGAEPYGEGQQF
- a CDS encoding ISAs1 family transposase, encoding MTSSNITLISEFSKINDPRLDRQKLHNLIDIFAITVCAVICGASTWNEIEQYGQSKYDWLKTFLELPNGIPSHDTIRRIFIIIDPEEFRTAFIDWVASIRPLLPETVIAVDGKTLRRSHDKTNGKSAIHVVSAWASDANLVLGQIKTDEKSNEITAIPDLLDLLDISGTTVTIDAMGCQKKIAEKIIDKGADYALALKKNHGDLYDDVELFFHSVKKAKPKEIPRSYFDSVEGDHGRVEIRRHWVISDIDWIEDKPLWKGLQSIGMVERERHIKDNISCETSYYLLSQNLDAEEFAKRVRAHWGIENKLHWVLDVSFREDECRKRVGNAAENFAIVRHIATNLLKQENSMKKSMNVKRLQAGWDNSYLMKVLGVNTI
- a CDS encoding helix-turn-helix domain-containing protein; this translates as MDTAKTTLPSFEGNKKIQAARAFVRDTLCHIYLTGKAGTGKTTFLKSLQAFCPKQFMVAAPTGVAAVNAGGVTLHSFFQIPLGPFLPGQSDRLQDNRRFFRFSKVKKQIITGLDLLVIDEISMVRADLLDALDGVLRRLRRDERPFGGVQLLLIGDLFQLPPVTKPEEWDLLSNYYASPYFFSSQALSRSELVTIELETVYRQSDPDFIRLLNAVRENRMDRHCTEILNRQVRPDPPDQGYITLTTHNRKAESINSLKLARLQATAHTMAAKVTGDFPSHAFPTGDQLILKPGAQVMFLRNDASADKNYFNGTIGEVTHVGIDTVTVACRGSAGRAAGERASDQKDGPVVEVKPVDWENVTYKVNEENNTIQQEVVGTFKQFPLKLAWAVTIHKSQGLTFDRAVVDAQNAFAHGQVYVALSRCTGLDGLVLTAPVPPNALGTDPVVVEFMNRTAPPDQDLAAIFRSARAVCQKTLVLKCFDCSNFRRLFFYFLRLARDNCNVLRIPGLGDPDQLEAGARDQVFQVSDKFQIQLNQLMAKEPLPETSDVIQDRVRKASAWFGNTLDQVFGRLLEKGAVDTDNASLAKQAQNALDNLKREVHVKRAGILSCAEGFSTGSYLRAVSSQTMADAPGTESKKSAASSTTDYTELDIAHPDMFQALKAWRTRIAADQNVKAFQVAHQKVLVQIAVCLPRSKKTLQALKGVGPATVESYGDELLAMVDAYCTEKNIPGDESPQPRPATQIPEKNSDSGGNKSQGAGTPQANTRDISLMMFKDGLSVEEIAQERGLAETTIQGHLCSFVAKGELAVDQLVQDEEKRAAITAVVDPDKNLTQMKEELGAEYSYGEIRAVVAHLEHLASLND
- a CDS encoding HyaD/HybD family hydrogenase maturation endopeptidase, which produces MKSNLTVLGVGNILYSDDGVGVRVIEKLREEYRFSDNITLVDGGVQGLNLMDIILDAGRLIVVDTVLNNGQPGDIYRIIHEQAHGRLPAGNALHQADLIETLTFCTLLGQVPDTTIIGIEPKDYTTFSDQLTPPIQDRLADLTQKVLEEIVNQAGADEAVTQISGS